The following proteins are co-located in the Streptomyces sp. DT2A-34 genome:
- a CDS encoding MoaD/ThiS family protein, with protein MPKVTVRYWAAAKAAAGIAEEPFDAATLAEALDAARERHPGELVRVLQRCSFLVDGDPVGTREHETVRLADGGTVEVLPPFAGG; from the coding sequence ATGCCAAAGGTCACGGTGCGCTACTGGGCCGCCGCCAAGGCCGCGGCCGGGATCGCCGAGGAGCCGTTCGACGCGGCCACGCTCGCCGAGGCGCTCGACGCCGCCCGCGAGCGACACCCCGGTGAACTCGTGCGCGTCCTGCAGCGATGCTCGTTCCTCGTCGACGGTGACCCCGTGGGCACCCGCGAACATGAGACGGTACGGCTGGCCGACGGCGGCACGGTCGAGGTGCTCCCGCCGTTCGCAGGAGGGTGA
- a CDS encoding LacI family DNA-binding transcriptional regulator, protein MAKVTRDDVARLAGTSTAVVSYVINNGPRPVAPATRERVLAAIKELGYRPDRVAQAMASRRTDLIGLIVPDARQPFFGEMAHAVEWAAAERGKMVLVGNSDYVGEREVHYLRAFLGMRVSGLILVSHALNDLAAAEIEAWDARVVLLHERPEAIDDVAVVTDDLGGAQVAVRHLLEHGYEYVACMGGTAETPAVGDPVSDHVEGWRRAMAEAGVPTEGRLFEAPYNRYDAYRIALDILSGPNRPPAVFCSTDDQAIGVLRAARELRIDVPGELAVAGFDDIKEAALADPPLTTVASDRSAMARAAVDLVLDDGLRVAGSRRERLKVFPSRLVTRKSCGCA, encoded by the coding sequence GTGGCCAAGGTGACTCGCGATGATGTGGCTCGGCTGGCAGGGACGTCCACTGCCGTCGTCAGCTATGTCATCAACAACGGACCCCGGCCGGTCGCCCCGGCCACGCGCGAGCGTGTCCTCGCCGCGATCAAGGAACTGGGGTACCGGCCCGACCGGGTCGCCCAGGCCATGGCCTCGCGGCGCACGGATCTCATAGGCCTGATCGTGCCGGACGCGCGCCAGCCCTTCTTCGGGGAGATGGCACACGCGGTCGAGTGGGCCGCCGCCGAGCGCGGAAAGATGGTCCTCGTCGGCAACTCCGACTACGTCGGCGAGCGCGAGGTCCACTATCTGCGGGCGTTCCTCGGGATGCGCGTCTCGGGGCTGATCCTCGTCTCCCACGCGCTGAACGACCTGGCCGCCGCCGAGATCGAGGCCTGGGACGCCCGGGTCGTCCTCCTCCACGAGCGGCCTGAGGCCATAGACGACGTCGCCGTCGTCACCGACGACCTGGGCGGCGCCCAGGTCGCCGTACGCCACCTGCTGGAGCACGGCTACGAGTACGTCGCCTGTATGGGCGGCACCGCCGAGACCCCGGCGGTCGGCGACCCGGTCTCCGACCACGTCGAGGGCTGGCGGCGCGCGATGGCCGAGGCCGGGGTGCCCACCGAGGGCCGACTGTTCGAGGCGCCGTACAACCGCTACGACGCGTATCGCATAGCGCTCGACATTCTCTCCGGCCCGAACCGGCCGCCCGCGGTCTTCTGCTCCACCGACGACCAGGCCATCGGCGTGCTGCGCGCGGCGCGCGAGCTGCGGATCGATGTGCCGGGGGAGCTTGCTGTCGCCGGGTTCGACGACATCAAGGAGGCGGCGCTGGCGGATCCGCCGCTGACCACTGTTGCTTCCGACCGGTCGGCCATGGCGCGGGCCGCCGTGGATCTGGTGCTCGATGACGGGTTGCGGGTGGCGGGGTCGCGGCGTGAGCGACTGAAGGTGTTTCCGTCGCGGCTGGTCACACGGAAGTCGTGTGGGTGCGCCTAA
- a CDS encoding response regulator transcription factor, with the protein MSSLLLLTNALQPSTEVLPALGLLLHNVRVAPAEGPALVDTPGADAILIDGRRDLPQVRSLCQLLRSTGPGCPLILVVTEGGLAAVTADWGIDDVLLDTAGPAEVEARLRLAMGRQQIVNDDSPMEIRNGDLSVDEATYSAKLKGRVLDLTFKEFELLKYLAQHPGRVFTRAQLLQEVWGYDYFGGTRTVDVHVRRLRAKLGPEHESLIGTVRNVGYRFVTPEKIDRAAEEAKAKADRSKSEDADDTAALDDAEVRAEA; encoded by the coding sequence ATGAGTTCTCTGCTGCTCCTGACCAATGCCCTCCAGCCGTCGACGGAGGTGCTCCCCGCCCTCGGCCTGCTGCTGCACAACGTGCGCGTGGCTCCGGCGGAAGGCCCCGCCCTCGTCGACACCCCGGGTGCCGACGCCATCCTCATCGACGGCCGGCGTGACCTGCCCCAGGTCCGCAGCCTCTGCCAGCTGCTGCGCTCGACCGGCCCCGGCTGTCCGCTCATCCTCGTCGTCACGGAGGGCGGCCTCGCCGCCGTCACCGCCGACTGGGGGATCGACGACGTCCTGCTGGACACCGCCGGCCCCGCCGAGGTCGAGGCGCGGCTGCGGCTCGCCATGGGCCGCCAGCAGATCGTCAACGACGACTCCCCCATGGAGATCCGCAACGGCGACCTGTCGGTGGACGAGGCGACGTACAGCGCCAAGCTCAAGGGCCGGGTCCTCGACCTCACCTTCAAGGAGTTCGAGCTCCTGAAGTACCTCGCCCAGCACCCCGGCCGCGTCTTCACGCGCGCGCAGCTGCTCCAGGAGGTCTGGGGGTACGACTACTTCGGCGGCACCCGGACCGTCGACGTCCACGTACGACGACTGCGCGCCAAGCTCGGGCCCGAGCACGAGTCACTCATCGGGACCGTCCGGAACGTCGGTTATCGATTCGTTACTCCCGAGAAGATCGACCGCGCCGCCGAGGAAGCCAAGGCCAAGGCTGACCGGTCAAAATCGGAGGATGCGGACGACACGGCCGCCCTGGACGACGCCGAAGTCCGGGCCGAGGCGTAG
- a CDS encoding S1C family serine protease: MTESFRRDGEYEQYTNPHQGAQQHASSPVNPEWPPPPAYQPAAHEPTGEAAGGAPTALLTETVAQPPKARRRNRGPVALLAAVAIVAAAIGGGTAYGIQELIGNDTVAATSSTSTNVVPSSQKGTVAGVAKAVSPSIVEINATSNAGSSTGSGVIITSDGEIVTNNHVVSGASSIKVTTSNGKEYTAEVVGTDSSKDLALIKLQNASGLTVATLGDSSGVQVGDQVVAIGSPEGLTGTVTSGIVSALNRDVTVSTDESQGRQQQQQGGGGWPFEFGGQQFNGDTGSSTTTYKAIQTDASLNPGNSGGALIDMNGNIIGINSAMYSASGSGSSDAGSVGLGFTIPINTVKSDLAKLRSGSQN; the protein is encoded by the coding sequence ATGACCGAGAGCTTCCGCCGCGACGGCGAGTACGAGCAGTACACGAACCCCCACCAGGGCGCCCAGCAGCACGCCTCTTCCCCCGTGAACCCGGAGTGGCCGCCCCCGCCTGCGTACCAGCCGGCGGCGCATGAGCCGACGGGTGAGGCGGCCGGCGGAGCCCCCACCGCTCTCCTCACCGAGACCGTCGCCCAGCCGCCCAAGGCACGGCGCCGTAACCGCGGCCCGGTCGCCCTCCTCGCCGCCGTGGCGATCGTCGCCGCGGCGATCGGCGGGGGCACGGCGTACGGCATCCAGGAGCTGATCGGCAACGACACCGTCGCCGCCACCAGCTCCACCAGCACCAACGTCGTCCCCTCCAGCCAGAAGGGCACGGTCGCCGGGGTGGCCAAGGCGGTCAGCCCGAGCATCGTCGAGATCAACGCGACCTCGAACGCCGGGTCCTCCACCGGCTCGGGCGTGATCATCACCAGTGACGGCGAGATAGTCACCAACAACCACGTCGTCTCCGGCGCCTCGTCGATCAAGGTGACGACCAGCAACGGCAAGGAGTACACCGCCGAGGTCGTCGGCACCGACAGCAGCAAGGACCTCGCGCTGATCAAGCTGCAGAACGCCTCCGGGCTGACCGTGGCCACCCTCGGCGACTCCTCCGGCGTCCAGGTCGGCGACCAAGTCGTGGCGATCGGCTCCCCCGAGGGCCTGACCGGCACCGTCACCAGCGGCATCGTGTCCGCGCTCAACCGTGACGTGACCGTCTCGACGGACGAGAGCCAGGGCCGGCAGCAACAGCAGCAGGGCGGCGGCGGATGGCCGTTCGAGTTCGGCGGTCAGCAGTTCAACGGCGACACGGGGTCGTCGACGACGACGTACAAGGCGATCCAGACGGACGCGTCCCTGAACCCCGGCAACTCCGGCGGCGCGCTGATCGACATGAACGGCAACATCATCGGCATCAACTCCGCGATGTACTCGGCGTCCGGCTCGGGTTCGTCCGACGCCGGCAGCGTGGGCCTCGGCTTCACCATCCCGATCAACACCGTCAAGTCCGACCTGGCGAAGCTGCGGTCGGGTTCGCAGAACTGA